One Aquarana catesbeiana isolate 2022-GZ linkage group LG11, ASM4218655v1, whole genome shotgun sequence genomic window carries:
- the LOC141111872 gene encoding alpha-1,3-mannosyl-glycoprotein 4-beta-N-acetylglucosaminyltransferase C-like isoform X1, translated as MRRFNLWKFMCAACLAVCVILVTKLPPEHICPDPSDPYLQRAQHQAGWNHSTQGLNATNAKLHKSHPTLPPEKEEEAAAMSPDQIKTFHREAPRQEFRLFDVREDALDTLRIPYKHLLGSPPSTKKFLSIGISSVKREKGNYLRTTLQSIFSHSSLEELEEVVVVVYLANTKYSINTEVAADLANHFPSEIAAGQLLVVSSYSNAYPTLEGLKRNYNDPPERVKFRSKQNVDYAFLVNFCTNLSQFYLQLEDDVTCSMNFLTSIKSYVTQYITPWTTITFSSLGYIGKLYHSVDLPKLARFLLIFYDEMPCDWLLDLFYKSKAQKEIIQYKPSLFQHIGQYSSFQGNVNNLKDKEFMEVRETYGDHPLAFCSTSIKAFEDHTADRVCFPGPSFFWGVEVKAGDHFTMTFMNSTNIKKLRIITGSSEHPEDTLKSGYVEFGRHRILGHEHITCEAFKKIGDFQNGTFFLDNIDRTAGGSVDCLKIQVSAPQAEWMIIRKVGIWVSREKTLPKNSTNIVATNR; from the exons AGGGCGCAACATCAGGCAGGCTGGAATCATAGCACTCAAGGACTGAACGCCACTAACGCAAAACTACACAAGAGCCACCCAACGCTGCCGCCGGAGAAAGAAGAGGAAGCTGCTGCGATGTCACCAGACCAGATAAAAACATTT CACAGAGAAGCTCCCCGGCAGGAATTCCGCTTGTTTGATGTGCGAGAAGATGCTCTAGACACGCTTCGGATCCCGTATAAACATCTACTGGGCTCTCCTCCAAGTACAAAAA AATTTCTATCAATTGGCATATCTTCTGTTAAGAGAGAGAAGGGGAACTATCTTCGGACAACACTTCAGTCCATCTTCAGCCACAGCAGTCTGGAGGAGCTGGAAGAGGTGGTGGTTGTGGTATACCTGGCCAACACCAAATACTCTATAAACACAGAAGTGGCAGCAGACCTTGCAAATCATTTTCCATCAGAGATTGCGGCTGGGCAGCTGCTAGTGGTCAGTAGCTACAGCAATGCCTATCCCACACTAGAAGGTCTTAAGAGAAACTACAATGACCCTCCTGAAAGAGTCAAATTCCGTTCCAAACAGAACGTGGACTACGCCTTCTTAGTCAACTTCTGCACCAATCTGTCCCAGTTCTACCTACAGCTGGAGGATGACGTGACCTGCTCCATGAACTTCCTCACCTCAATTAAGTCATACGTCACACAATATATCACCCCATGGACCACAATAACGTTTTCCAGCTTGGGATACATCGGGAAACTTTACCACAGCGTAGACTTGCCAAAACTAGCACGGTTCCTTCTGATTTTCTACGATGAGATGCCGTGTGACTGGCTCCTGGATCTTTTCTACAAATCCAAGGCTCAGAAGGAGATCATACAGTACAAACCATCCCTCTTCCAACACATCGGGCAATATTCATCCTTTCAGGGCAATGTAAACAATCTGAAAGATAAAGAATTCATGGAAGTCAGGGAAACCTACGGAGATCATCCACTGGCGTTTTGCTCCACCAGTATAAAGGCCTTTGAAGACCACACTGCGGACCGTGTGTGCTTCCCCGGTCCCAGTTTCTTTTGGGGGGTAGAGGTAAAAGCAGGTGACCATTTTACGATGACCTTCATGAATTCAACCAACATCAAGAAGCTCAGGATCATTACAGGGAGCTCAGAGCATCCAGAAGACACCTTGAAATCAGGTTATGTAGAGTTTGGGAGACACAGAATCCTAGGGCACGAGCACATAACATGTGAAGCGTTTAAGAAAATAGGCGACTTTCAAAATGGGACGTTTTTCCTGGACAATATAGACCGGACAGCAGGGGGGTCAGTAGACTGCCTTAAAATTCAGGTTTCCGCGCCCCAAGCTGAGTGGATGATAATACGGAAAGTAGGTATTTGGGTCAGTAGAGAAAAGACGCTTCCTAAAAACTCCACGAATATTGTGGCAACCAACAGGTAG
- the LOC141111872 gene encoding alpha-1,3-mannosyl-glycoprotein 4-beta-N-acetylglucosaminyltransferase C-like isoform X2: MRRFNLWKFMCAACLAVCVILVTKLPPEHICPDPSDPYLQHREAPRQEFRLFDVREDALDTLRIPYKHLLGSPPSTKKFLSIGISSVKREKGNYLRTTLQSIFSHSSLEELEEVVVVVYLANTKYSINTEVAADLANHFPSEIAAGQLLVVSSYSNAYPTLEGLKRNYNDPPERVKFRSKQNVDYAFLVNFCTNLSQFYLQLEDDVTCSMNFLTSIKSYVTQYITPWTTITFSSLGYIGKLYHSVDLPKLARFLLIFYDEMPCDWLLDLFYKSKAQKEIIQYKPSLFQHIGQYSSFQGNVNNLKDKEFMEVRETYGDHPLAFCSTSIKAFEDHTADRVCFPGPSFFWGVEVKAGDHFTMTFMNSTNIKKLRIITGSSEHPEDTLKSGYVEFGRHRILGHEHITCEAFKKIGDFQNGTFFLDNIDRTAGGSVDCLKIQVSAPQAEWMIIRKVGIWVSREKTLPKNSTNIVATNR; this comes from the exons CACAGAGAAGCTCCCCGGCAGGAATTCCGCTTGTTTGATGTGCGAGAAGATGCTCTAGACACGCTTCGGATCCCGTATAAACATCTACTGGGCTCTCCTCCAAGTACAAAAA AATTTCTATCAATTGGCATATCTTCTGTTAAGAGAGAGAAGGGGAACTATCTTCGGACAACACTTCAGTCCATCTTCAGCCACAGCAGTCTGGAGGAGCTGGAAGAGGTGGTGGTTGTGGTATACCTGGCCAACACCAAATACTCTATAAACACAGAAGTGGCAGCAGACCTTGCAAATCATTTTCCATCAGAGATTGCGGCTGGGCAGCTGCTAGTGGTCAGTAGCTACAGCAATGCCTATCCCACACTAGAAGGTCTTAAGAGAAACTACAATGACCCTCCTGAAAGAGTCAAATTCCGTTCCAAACAGAACGTGGACTACGCCTTCTTAGTCAACTTCTGCACCAATCTGTCCCAGTTCTACCTACAGCTGGAGGATGACGTGACCTGCTCCATGAACTTCCTCACCTCAATTAAGTCATACGTCACACAATATATCACCCCATGGACCACAATAACGTTTTCCAGCTTGGGATACATCGGGAAACTTTACCACAGCGTAGACTTGCCAAAACTAGCACGGTTCCTTCTGATTTTCTACGATGAGATGCCGTGTGACTGGCTCCTGGATCTTTTCTACAAATCCAAGGCTCAGAAGGAGATCATACAGTACAAACCATCCCTCTTCCAACACATCGGGCAATATTCATCCTTTCAGGGCAATGTAAACAATCTGAAAGATAAAGAATTCATGGAAGTCAGGGAAACCTACGGAGATCATCCACTGGCGTTTTGCTCCACCAGTATAAAGGCCTTTGAAGACCACACTGCGGACCGTGTGTGCTTCCCCGGTCCCAGTTTCTTTTGGGGGGTAGAGGTAAAAGCAGGTGACCATTTTACGATGACCTTCATGAATTCAACCAACATCAAGAAGCTCAGGATCATTACAGGGAGCTCAGAGCATCCAGAAGACACCTTGAAATCAGGTTATGTAGAGTTTGGGAGACACAGAATCCTAGGGCACGAGCACATAACATGTGAAGCGTTTAAGAAAATAGGCGACTTTCAAAATGGGACGTTTTTCCTGGACAATATAGACCGGACAGCAGGGGGGTCAGTAGACTGCCTTAAAATTCAGGTTTCCGCGCCCCAAGCTGAGTGGATGATAATACGGAAAGTAGGTATTTGGGTCAGTAGAGAAAAGACGCTTCCTAAAAACTCCACGAATATTGTGGCAACCAACAGGTAG